A stretch of Natronococcus sp. CG52 DNA encodes these proteins:
- a CDS encoding single-stranded DNA binding protein, giving the protein MSDIEGVYEDLEADVSLEEFREAVEAKVEQMGGLADEETAAMLIAHEVGESEVGGVADVEPGMEEAKFVAKVIDIGEMRTFERDGEDADGRVVNVEVADETGAVRAAFWDEHAEAAIGELEEGQVLRIKGRPKEGFSGVEVSVDDVEPDPDTEIDVQVSDTHTVEALSLGLSNVNLVGVVLDTDSVRTFDRDDGSEGKVSNLTVGDSTGRVRVTLWDERADRSQELAAGDTVEVVDGYVRERDGTLELHVGNRGAVEEVDAEVEYVPESTPIENLEIGQTVDIAGVVRSADPKRTFDRDDGSEGQVRNIRVQDATGDIRVALWGEKADVDVGPGDEVALGDVDIQDGWQDDLEASAGWQSTITVLESDSAASNESDGDRSEDGNAGLSAFAEGNDGSSTKAETDAGSAADGDDDTASADATDDPSDGEEIEFTGVVVQAGSPVVLDDGETTMSVVTDADVGLGEELTARGVVRDGRLEANDVF; this is encoded by the coding sequence ATGAGCGACATCGAGGGCGTATACGAAGACCTCGAGGCCGACGTCTCTCTCGAGGAGTTTCGCGAGGCCGTCGAGGCGAAAGTCGAGCAGATGGGGGGACTCGCAGACGAAGAGACGGCGGCGATGCTCATCGCTCACGAGGTTGGCGAGAGCGAGGTCGGCGGCGTCGCCGACGTCGAACCCGGCATGGAGGAGGCGAAGTTCGTCGCCAAGGTGATCGACATCGGGGAGATGCGAACCTTCGAGCGCGACGGCGAGGACGCGGACGGCCGCGTCGTCAACGTCGAGGTCGCCGACGAGACGGGAGCGGTCCGCGCGGCGTTCTGGGACGAGCACGCCGAGGCAGCCATCGGCGAACTCGAGGAGGGCCAGGTGCTGCGGATCAAGGGCCGTCCGAAGGAGGGGTTCAGCGGCGTCGAGGTGAGCGTCGACGACGTCGAGCCCGATCCGGACACCGAAATCGACGTCCAGGTCTCGGATACGCACACCGTCGAGGCGCTCTCGCTGGGGCTCTCGAACGTCAACCTCGTCGGCGTCGTTCTCGACACCGACAGCGTGCGCACGTTCGACCGCGACGACGGCTCCGAGGGGAAGGTCTCGAACCTCACGGTCGGCGACTCGACCGGGCGCGTGCGAGTCACGCTGTGGGACGAACGGGCCGACCGATCGCAGGAGCTCGCGGCCGGCGACACCGTCGAGGTCGTCGACGGCTACGTCCGCGAGCGCGACGGCACGCTCGAACTGCACGTCGGCAACCGCGGCGCGGTCGAGGAGGTCGACGCGGAGGTCGAGTACGTTCCGGAGAGCACGCCCATCGAGAACCTCGAGATCGGACAGACCGTCGACATCGCGGGCGTCGTCCGCTCGGCCGACCCGAAGCGGACGTTCGACCGCGACGACGGCTCCGAAGGACAGGTTCGGAACATTCGCGTCCAGGACGCGACCGGTGACATCCGCGTCGCGCTCTGGGGCGAGAAGGCCGACGTCGACGTCGGACCGGGCGACGAGGTCGCGCTGGGCGACGTCGATATCCAGGACGGCTGGCAGGACGACCTCGAGGCTTCTGCGGGCTGGCAGTCGACGATCACGGTCCTCGAGTCCGACTCCGCGGCCTCGAACGAGAGCGATGGAGATCGGTCCGAAGACGGGAACGCGGGTCTGTCCGCGTTCGCCGAGGGGAACGACGGGTCGAGTACGAAGGCGGAAACCGACGCCGGATCGGCGGCCGATGGTGATGACGACACCGCATCGGCAGATGCGACGGACGATCCGAGCGACGGTGAGGAGATCGAGTTCACCGGGGTCGTCGTCCAGGCGGGTAGCCCGGTCGTTCTCGACGACGGCGAGACGACGATGAGTGTCGTCACCGACGCCGACGTCGGACTCGGCGAGGAGCTAACCGCCCGAGGGGTCGTCCGCGACGGCCGACTCGAGGCAAACGACGTGTTCTGA
- a CDS encoding histone yields MNVELPFAPVDTIIRRNAGELRVSADASEELAKRIQEHGSELAIDAAERATADGRKTLMAEDFEVGVVVEKDDLELPVAPVDRIARLEIDDRYRVAMDARIALADILEDYADNVARASAILARHADRRTITDDDIETYFSLFE; encoded by the coding sequence ATGAACGTCGAACTCCCGTTCGCCCCGGTAGATACGATTATTCGGCGGAACGCGGGCGAACTTCGGGTGAGTGCCGACGCATCGGAGGAACTCGCAAAGCGCATCCAGGAGCACGGAAGCGAGCTCGCGATCGACGCCGCCGAGCGAGCGACCGCTGACGGCCGGAAGACGCTCATGGCCGAAGACTTCGAGGTCGGTGTCGTCGTCGAGAAGGACGACCTCGAGCTACCGGTCGCTCCCGTCGACCGCATCGCGCGTCTCGAGATCGACGACCGGTACCGCGTGGCGATGGATGCCCGGATCGCGCTCGCGGACATCCTCGAGGACTACGCCGACAACGTCGCTCGAGCGTCGGCGATCCTCGCTCGACACGCCGACCGTCGAACGATCACCGACGACGACATCGAGACGTACTTCTCGTTGTTCGAGTGA
- a CDS encoding histone deacetylase family protein, whose amino-acid sequence MQFGYSEVCLAHDPGSRHPEAPDRLRAIRERLKKKHGVEYVESDPLGIDVMEGVHERAYLESVEEFCADGGGSWDPDTTAVEETWDAIRHSVGLVCWAAEAALDGADGRKTPFSLGRPPGHHAVYDDAMGFCFVNNAAVAAQHVLDTRDVDRVAIVDWDVHHGNGTQDIFYERDDVFFVSLHEQGLYPGTGDVDEIGDGDGEGTTMNVPMPAGTDDIGYLDALEGPISTALEDYDPDLLLVSAGFDAHRHDPISRIRLSTEAYALMTDRLRTLSETTDAALAFVLEGGYGLDVLADSVALVHETFDGREPIEPDGERGAETTEVLGEVADAHDLELDLD is encoded by the coding sequence ATGCAGTTTGGCTACAGCGAGGTCTGTCTCGCACACGATCCCGGGTCACGCCATCCGGAGGCCCCGGACCGACTGCGCGCGATCCGCGAACGACTGAAGAAGAAACACGGCGTCGAGTACGTCGAGAGCGATCCGCTCGGCATCGACGTGATGGAGGGCGTCCACGAGCGTGCGTACCTCGAGTCGGTCGAGGAGTTCTGCGCCGACGGCGGCGGCAGCTGGGACCCCGACACCACCGCCGTCGAGGAGACGTGGGACGCGATTCGACACAGCGTCGGGCTCGTCTGCTGGGCCGCGGAAGCGGCACTCGACGGCGCAGATGGTCGCAAGACGCCGTTCTCGCTCGGACGTCCGCCGGGCCATCACGCGGTCTACGACGACGCGATGGGCTTTTGCTTCGTCAACAACGCCGCGGTTGCCGCCCAGCACGTCCTCGATACCCGCGACGTCGATCGGGTCGCGATCGTCGACTGGGACGTCCATCACGGCAACGGAACGCAGGACATCTTCTACGAGCGCGACGACGTGTTCTTCGTCTCGCTTCACGAGCAAGGGCTATACCCCGGTACCGGTGACGTCGACGAGATCGGTGACGGAGACGGCGAGGGAACGACGATGAACGTCCCGATGCCGGCCGGAACGGACGACATCGGCTATCTCGACGCGCTCGAGGGACCGATTTCGACGGCCCTCGAGGATTACGATCCCGACCTGCTGCTCGTCAGTGCGGGGTTCGACGCGCACCGTCACGATCCGATCTCGCGGATCCGCCTCTCGACGGAGGCGTACGCGCTGATGACCGACCGGCTCCGGACGCTGTCCGAAACCACGGATGCGGCGCTCGCGTTCGTCCTCGAAGGGGGCTACGGACTGGACGTGCTCGCCGACAGCGTCGCTCTCGTTCACGAGACGTTCGACGGACGAGAGCCGATCGAGCCGGACGGAGAACGCGGTGCGGAGACGACCGAGGTGCTCGGGGAGGTCGCCGACGCGCACGACCTCGAACTGGATCTCGACTGA
- the cca gene encoding CCA tRNA nucleotidyltransferase, producing the protein MSEEDADRDDSEPDEPSDDDETEFESVVARIHDRVDPDEEERARLREVAATLTERAEAAATELCADADVIQVGSTARNTWISGDRDIDVFVRFPPKLERDTLEQYGLEVGHATLPDGHEEYAEHPYVKGEREGFDVDVVPCFRLESATEIRSAVDRTPFHTRYLEKRLDDELADDVRLTKQFLKGIGVYGSDLRTRGFSGYLTELLVVEYGGFRPLLEATADWQPPVELDPENHGQATFTDPLVVIDPTDPERNVAAVCSAANVARFQHYARKFLEEPSVDHFDPRDPDILTATALRDHLERRATTPIAIRFDSPDLVDDQLYPQLQKSLEGITNGLDDRGFDVLRATTFADDAAVVFVELAVSERPAVEQHVGPPVHVRDHAEGFYGSYADDPDAYGPFIEGGRYVTEREREFTTARAFLESGRLFDVGLGAHVETALNDGYEVLVGTETSALLPEFETALAEYFDPRP; encoded by the coding sequence ATGAGCGAGGAGGACGCCGACCGCGACGATAGCGAGCCGGACGAGCCGAGCGACGACGACGAGACCGAGTTCGAGAGCGTCGTTGCCCGGATTCACGACCGCGTCGATCCCGACGAGGAGGAACGGGCGCGATTGCGCGAGGTCGCGGCGACGCTCACCGAGCGAGCCGAAGCTGCGGCGACCGAACTGTGCGCCGACGCCGACGTGATACAGGTCGGCTCGACCGCGCGCAACACTTGGATCAGCGGCGACCGCGACATCGACGTCTTCGTCCGCTTCCCGCCCAAACTCGAGCGAGACACGCTCGAGCAGTACGGACTCGAGGTCGGCCACGCGACGCTCCCCGACGGCCACGAGGAGTACGCCGAGCATCCCTACGTCAAGGGCGAGCGGGAGGGGTTCGACGTCGACGTCGTTCCGTGTTTTCGGCTCGAGTCGGCGACCGAAATCCGGTCGGCCGTCGACCGCACGCCCTTCCACACCCGGTATCTCGAGAAACGGCTCGACGACGAACTCGCGGACGACGTCCGACTCACCAAGCAGTTCCTGAAGGGAATCGGCGTCTACGGCAGCGACCTCCGGACGCGCGGATTCAGCGGCTACCTCACCGAACTGCTGGTCGTCGAGTACGGCGGCTTTCGCCCGCTGCTCGAGGCCACGGCCGACTGGCAGCCGCCGGTCGAACTCGACCCCGAGAATCATGGCCAGGCGACGTTCACAGATCCGCTCGTCGTCATCGATCCGACCGATCCGGAGCGCAACGTCGCCGCCGTCTGCTCGGCCGCGAACGTCGCCCGGTTCCAGCACTACGCCCGGAAGTTCCTCGAGGAGCCCTCCGTCGATCACTTCGATCCCCGTGATCCGGATATCCTGACCGCCACGGCGCTCCGCGACCACCTCGAGCGCCGTGCCACGACGCCCATCGCTATCCGATTCGACAGTCCGGATCTCGTCGACGACCAGCTCTACCCTCAGCTTCAGAAGTCCCTTGAGGGGATCACGAACGGTCTCGACGATCGCGGCTTCGACGTCCTCCGAGCGACGACGTTCGCCGACGATGCCGCCGTCGTCTTCGTCGAACTCGCCGTCAGCGAGCGACCGGCGGTCGAACAACACGTTGGCCCGCCCGTCCACGTCCGCGACCACGCTGAAGGCTTCTACGGGTCGTATGCGGACGACCCCGACGCCTACGGCCCGTTCATCGAGGGGGGCCGCTACGTCACGGAGCGCGAGCGCGAGTTCACTACCGCCCGTGCCTTCCTCGAGAGCGGTCGGCTCTTCGACGTCGGACTCGGCGCTCACGTGGAGACGGCGCTCAATGACGGCTACGAGGTACTGGTCGGTACCGAAACGTCGGCCCTGCTCCCCGAGTTCGAAACCGCGCTCGCAGAATACTTCGATCCGCGCCCCTGA
- a CDS encoding PDDEXK-like family protein: MANRRLSDRPACYEELEEPQKRSRATEAIMQVTFVVRDVPVLVPAYDNEPYDLVIEVG, translated from the coding sequence GTGGCGAATCGGCGTCTGTCCGATCGACCGGCGTGCTACGAGGAACTCGAGGAGCCACAGAAGCGCAGCCGGGCGACGGAAGCGATCATGCAAGTGACGTTCGTGGTGCGCGACGTTCCCGTTCTCGTCCCGGCGTACGACAACGAGCCGTACGATCTGGTCATCGAGGTTGGCTGA
- a CDS encoding group I intron-associated PD-(D/E)XK endonuclease: MADGFHRIQSKTACRKGDGTVAFETVSTRRRRDGYDRRGYDDRAEYFGVCDPVNDNRYLIFVSEAATGTMEIRFREPKHGQRVGTNWCEDYLLDERLETLRTPDRFSGN, encoded by the coding sequence TTGGCTGACGGATTCCACAGAATCCAGTCCAAGACTGCGTGTCGGAAGGGTGACGGGACGGTCGCGTTCGAGACGGTCAGTACGCGCCGACGGCGAGACGGCTACGATCGACGAGGGTACGACGATCGCGCCGAGTACTTCGGCGTTTGCGATCCGGTCAACGACAACCGCTATCTGATCTTCGTCTCCGAGGCCGCAACCGGAACAATGGAGATTCGGTTCCGCGAGCCGAAGCACGGACAGCGCGTCGGTACCAACTGGTGTGAAGACTACCTACTCGATGAGCGACTCGAGACGCTTCGAACTCCGGATCGGTTTTCCGGCAACTGA
- a CDS encoding CopG family ribbon-helix-helix protein, with the protein MRPSLASRCRRNYSSDSAPTRRPRVYGPQRSRPRERRIAAPGFEDDRLKDAYLAGTVSVLYDFGTPCIERRVTELRHEFDAAVAANDHSHVDDYCLDLFVLEAELEEISSFVGKLWAVGGVESVDYSLVSLDAVGQLPENRSGVRSVSSRSSSR; encoded by the coding sequence ATGCGCCCGTCGTTAGCGTCTCGATGCCGGAGGAACTACTCGAGCGACTCGGCGCCCACGCGGCGCCCGCGAGTATACGGGCCGCAGCGAAGTCGTCCGCGAGAGCGCCGGATCGCTGCTCCCGGATTCGAGGACGACCGCCTCAAGGACGCCTACCTCGCCGGAACCGTCAGCGTGCTCTACGATTTCGGAACGCCGTGTATCGAACGTCGCGTCACGGAGCTTCGCCACGAGTTCGACGCTGCCGTCGCAGCGAACGATCACAGCCACGTCGACGACTACTGTCTGGATCTGTTCGTTCTCGAGGCCGAACTCGAGGAAATCTCGTCGTTCGTCGGCAAGCTGTGGGCCGTCGGCGGCGTCGAGAGCGTCGACTACTCGCTCGTTTCGCTCGACGCCGTCGGTCAGTTGCCGGAAAACCGATCCGGAGTTCGAAGCGTCTCGAGTCGCTCATCGAGTAGGTAG
- a CDS encoding GTP-binding protein yields the protein MTDERIPVTVLSGSLGAGKTTVLNRVLTADHGLDVAVVVNDMGEVNVDAEQVTQQSDLGGEEEIIEMSNGCICCRLRGDMLEEVGRLADRREFDYLLVESSGISEPIPVAQTFAMGFEDADFDPTGTYDLDTMVTVVNAHSFWESFDSGEALASEELSGDSGRVPEEVLLDQIEFCDVLLLNKSDLVPDEALEEIETVLERLQPRAKLVRTEFGDVDPAEILGTGRFDFREASNSAGWKHELQHEHHHDPQEEHGVTSFVYEHDRPFRPERIAGLLADLPDELIRAKGFFWSAGREDVAMGVDKAGTSVRAGPSGQWLATLPEAEREQYFAARPGLEEDWDEEWGDRMTRLVFIGREFDEEPLIDRLDECVLTDAEFEDEDWSTFDDPFEPEDRRELALANE from the coding sequence ATGACTGACGAGCGCATTCCGGTGACCGTTCTGAGCGGGAGTCTCGGTGCGGGGAAGACGACCGTACTCAACCGCGTGCTGACCGCCGACCACGGCCTCGACGTCGCCGTCGTCGTCAACGATATGGGCGAGGTCAACGTCGACGCCGAACAGGTTACCCAGCAGTCCGACCTGGGCGGCGAGGAAGAGATCATCGAGATGTCGAACGGTTGTATCTGCTGTCGCCTCCGCGGCGACATGCTCGAGGAGGTCGGTCGGCTCGCCGACCGCCGCGAGTTCGACTACCTGCTGGTCGAGTCCTCGGGGATCTCGGAGCCGATTCCGGTCGCCCAGACGTTCGCGATGGGCTTCGAGGACGCCGACTTCGATCCGACCGGCACCTACGACCTCGATACGATGGTGACGGTGGTCAACGCCCACAGCTTCTGGGAGTCGTTCGATTCGGGCGAGGCGCTCGCGAGCGAAGAACTCTCCGGCGATTCGGGCCGCGTTCCCGAGGAGGTCCTCCTCGATCAGATCGAGTTCTGCGACGTCCTCCTGTTGAACAAGTCCGATCTCGTCCCCGACGAGGCGCTCGAGGAGATCGAAACCGTCCTCGAGCGCCTTCAGCCGCGTGCGAAACTCGTTCGGACCGAGTTCGGCGACGTCGACCCGGCCGAGATACTCGGCACCGGCCGGTTCGATTTCCGGGAGGCGTCGAACTCGGCGGGCTGGAAGCACGAACTGCAGCACGAACACCACCACGATCCGCAGGAGGAGCACGGCGTTACCTCGTTCGTCTACGAGCACGACCGGCCGTTTCGTCCCGAGCGGATCGCCGGCCTGCTCGCCGACCTGCCGGACGAGCTGATCCGCGCGAAGGGGTTCTTCTGGAGCGCCGGCCGCGAAGACGTCGCGATGGGAGTCGACAAAGCGGGGACGTCCGTCCGCGCCGGTCCGTCCGGCCAGTGGCTGGCGACCCTCCCCGAAGCCGAACGCGAGCAGTACTTCGCCGCCCGACCCGGCCTCGAGGAGGACTGGGACGAGGAGTGGGGCGACCGGATGACCCGACTCGTCTTCATCGGCCGGGAGTTCGACGAAGAGCCCCTGATCGATCGACTCGACGAGTGCGTGCTGACCGACGCGGAGTTCGAGGACGAGGACTGGTCGACCTTCGACGATCCGTTCGAACCGGAAGACCGACGTGAACTCGCGCTCGCGAACGAGTAG
- a CDS encoding CobW family GTP-binding protein — MSVPVTILCGELGAGKTTLLSGLLESADREIAVLVNDVGEVNVDADLVEARTDLETGDEVVALENGCICCSLGGELSRAVIQLWKEHEFDHLVIEASGVGEPEPIAQQFVRGPAGGPYDLDAVVTVVDARRFYDRFADADGTPVRQGPDETGTRPLADLLLEQVEFCDLLVVNKCDLVDEMERERVVALLEALQPDAEIVTTEHGAVDLELLLGGDHFDFSAARESAGWKRAIETDADDRDEADEHSHDGEQGHDHHRERGDDHSHEHGDDHDHEPDHAHPPERYGIDVETYHRRRPFHPGRFASLLRSLPDGLVRAKGLAWIAGREKQAITMSFAGTETTLEVTGRWIASFSEERQETFRQGQPDLSWGVEWGDRENRLALIGRNLEWDDLESRLDDCLLTDSEMDDDWAGYENPAPTSMGETVTISGTEQTEGASRE; from the coding sequence ATGTCCGTTCCGGTAACCATCCTCTGTGGCGAACTCGGCGCCGGGAAGACGACGCTGCTCTCGGGCCTGCTCGAGTCCGCAGACCGTGAGATCGCCGTCCTGGTCAACGACGTCGGCGAGGTCAACGTCGACGCGGACCTCGTGGAAGCGCGCACCGATCTCGAGACCGGCGACGAGGTCGTCGCCCTCGAGAACGGCTGTATCTGCTGTAGCCTCGGCGGCGAACTGTCGCGAGCCGTGATCCAGCTCTGGAAGGAACACGAGTTCGACCACCTCGTGATCGAGGCGTCGGGCGTCGGCGAACCCGAGCCGATCGCCCAGCAGTTCGTTCGCGGCCCCGCGGGCGGACCGTACGATCTCGACGCCGTCGTGACCGTCGTCGACGCTCGGCGGTTCTACGATCGATTCGCCGACGCCGACGGGACGCCGGTTCGTCAGGGTCCCGACGAAACCGGGACGCGACCCCTCGCGGACCTGCTGCTCGAGCAGGTGGAGTTCTGCGATCTGCTCGTCGTCAACAAGTGCGACCTGGTCGACGAAATGGAACGCGAGCGAGTCGTAGCGCTGCTCGAGGCGCTTCAACCCGACGCGGAGATCGTGACGACCGAGCACGGGGCCGTCGACCTCGAGCTCCTCCTCGGCGGCGACCACTTCGATTTCAGTGCCGCCCGCGAGTCGGCGGGCTGGAAGCGGGCGATCGAGACCGACGCGGACGATCGCGACGAGGCTGACGAACACAGCCACGACGGGGAGCAAGGCCACGATCACCACCGTGAACGCGGCGACGATCACAGCCACGAACACGGTGACGACCACGATCACGAACCCGATCACGCACACCCACCCGAGCGGTACGGTATCGACGTCGAGACGTATCACCGCCGCCGACCGTTTCATCCCGGCCGCTTCGCGTCGCTCTTGCGATCACTCCCCGACGGCCTCGTGCGCGCAAAGGGACTCGCGTGGATCGCCGGCCGCGAGAAGCAGGCCATCACGATGAGCTTCGCTGGGACGGAGACGACGCTCGAGGTCACCGGCCGTTGGATCGCCAGCTTCTCCGAGGAACGCCAGGAGACCTTCCGCCAGGGCCAGCCCGATCTCTCGTGGGGCGTGGAGTGGGGTGACCGCGAGAATCGACTGGCGCTCATCGGTCGCAACCTCGAGTGGGACGATCTCGAATCCCGACTCGACGACTGTCTCCTGACCGATTCGGAGATGGACGACGACTGGGCCGGTTACGAGAACCCCGCGCCGACGAGTATGGGCGAGACGGTGACGATCTCAGGGACCGAGCAGACGGAAGGAGCGTCCCGTGAATGA
- a CDS encoding MogA/MoaB family molybdenum cofactor biosynthesis protein, with protein MTADRADRRSTDDHGHDVIDPLYVGIVTVSSSRAAESNPDDPGGDTIRDCFESAGHEVQERVLVRDDYSSIRTAVRGLVARQDIDVVCTTGGTGVTADDVSPEATASLFERELPGFGELFRSLSWDEVGTRAMASRATAGIAVDTPVFCLPGSTSACRTACEELIVPETPHLAGLSTRHRAGTIDQTLGDYDE; from the coding sequence ATGACTGCTGATAGAGCGGATCGACGGAGCACGGACGACCACGGCCACGACGTTATCGACCCGCTGTACGTCGGGATCGTCACCGTCTCGAGTTCGCGCGCCGCGGAATCCAACCCGGACGATCCGGGCGGCGATACGATTCGGGACTGTTTCGAATCGGCGGGCCACGAGGTACAGGAGCGCGTACTGGTGCGCGACGACTACTCTTCGATCCGGACGGCAGTTCGCGGACTCGTCGCCCGCCAGGACATCGACGTCGTCTGTACGACGGGCGGGACCGGTGTCACGGCCGACGACGTCTCTCCCGAGGCAACCGCGTCACTGTTCGAGCGCGAACTGCCGGGCTTCGGCGAACTGTTCCGCTCGCTCTCGTGGGACGAGGTCGGCACCCGCGCGATGGCCTCGAGGGCGACAGCCGGGATCGCGGTCGATACGCCGGTGTTCTGCCTCCCGGGGAGTACGAGCGCCTGCCGGACCGCCTGCGAGGAGCTGATCGTTCCCGAAACGCCCCACCTCGCGGGGCTATCAACGCGTCACCGCGCCGGAACGATCGATCAGACGCTCGGGGATTACGACGAGTAG
- a CDS encoding PIN domain-containing protein, whose translation MKLVIDANVVISALIADSKTRELIVTLEPDLLTPAFVHDEVENYEDLIVEKSGMEPDRVAQFIDLLFQYIEVVPADDFYPAIEKADAAIGDTDPDDVLYLACAIASNGAIWSDDSDFDKQDLVNTYSTSDVINSFDTL comes from the coding sequence ATGAAGCTGGTCATCGACGCCAACGTCGTCATCTCTGCACTCATCGCTGATTCGAAGACGCGGGAACTCATCGTCACGCTCGAACCGGATCTTTTAACGCCCGCGTTTGTCCACGACGAAGTCGAGAACTACGAAGACCTGATCGTGGAGAAGTCCGGAATGGAGCCGGACCGAGTGGCACAGTTCATTGACCTCCTGTTTCAGTACATTGAGGTCGTTCCTGCCGACGACTTCTATCCGGCTATCGAGAAGGCAGACGCAGCTATCGGAGACACCGACCCCGACGATGTGCTGTACCTCGCGTGTGCAATCGCCAGCAATGGGGCCATCTGGAGCGACGATTCTGACTTTGACAAACAGGACCTAGTCAATACGTACTCGACGAGTGACGTGATCAACTCGTTTGATACGCTTTAG
- a CDS encoding NAD(P)-binding domain-containing protein — translation MKIGMIGAGNVGSTAAQNFVEAGHEVMISNSRGPETLTDLVDDLGSNAHAGTVSEAADFGEVVVEAIPFNAYKSLPADTLSDKIVISASNYYPGRDGLVDEGKTHTDLIADHLEDSRVVKAFNSIYWENLRDGQRLEADPDDRFAIFIAGDDDEAKRVVSSLIEDIGFTPVDTGLLTEGGRHIEPGSPIYTGSLTASEARTRLAALKATVAAYENGYYSPSQEVTIQELANELDMSEESLSEYLHLGTEQLISQYLKSFPFS, via the coding sequence ATGAAAATCGGAATGATTGGCGCAGGGAATGTCGGGAGTACAGCCGCTCAGAACTTCGTTGAAGCAGGCCACGAGGTTATGATCAGCAATTCTCGGGGGCCAGAAACACTCACCGATCTCGTTGACGATCTGGGAAGCAACGCTCATGCGGGGACCGTCTCTGAAGCAGCCGATTTCGGCGAAGTCGTCGTGGAGGCGATTCCGTTCAATGCATACAAATCCCTCCCTGCGGACACTCTCAGTGATAAGATCGTTATCAGTGCCTCAAATTATTATCCGGGGCGTGATGGACTAGTCGACGAAGGGAAGACACATACGGACCTCATTGCGGATCATCTCGAAGACTCAAGAGTGGTCAAGGCATTCAATTCTATTTATTGGGAAAATCTCCGAGACGGACAACGGCTTGAGGCCGATCCGGATGATCGTTTTGCGATATTTATCGCTGGGGATGATGATGAGGCGAAAAGGGTAGTTTCGAGTCTTATCGAAGATATTGGATTCACTCCTGTGGATACAGGTCTACTTACTGAGGGGGGCCGTCACATAGAACCGGGTTCGCCGATCTATACTGGCTCACTGACCGCGAGTGAGGCACGGACACGGTTAGCGGCACTCAAAGCGACTGTGGCTGCATATGAAAACGGCTATTACAGCCCCTCGCAGGAAGTCACAATCCAAGAACTTGCTAATGAATTAGACATGAGTGAAGAGTCTCTCTCAGAATATCTTCATCTGGGAACCGAACAACTCATCAGTCAATATCTTAAGTCATTCCCCTTTAGTTAA
- a CDS encoding winged helix-turn-helix transcriptional regulator, which yields MSEGKGSQGSKRGEGVDESTLFSLLGKAHTLAILNEIVTTDKQSIRFGELQDSLELSPNTLSRRLDELVEVGFLERTQYDEIPPRVEYVETEMVNDLTPVFRGLEIWMERHGSDQLECS from the coding sequence ATGAGCGAGGGCAAAGGAAGTCAAGGGTCAAAACGGGGTGAAGGGGTTGATGAGAGTACGCTCTTCTCACTTCTTGGGAAGGCACATACCTTAGCAATCCTCAATGAAATTGTCACTACAGACAAGCAGTCGATCCGTTTCGGCGAACTCCAAGATTCGCTCGAACTTTCGCCGAATACACTCTCTCGACGACTCGATGAACTTGTCGAAGTTGGATTTCTTGAACGTACACAGTACGACGAAATTCCTCCACGAGTAGAATACGTAGAAACAGAAATGGTAAACGATCTCACGCCAGTTTTTCGAGGACTAGAGATATGGATGGAACGGCACGGATCAGATCAACTTGAGTGTTCCTGA